From Pogoniulus pusillus isolate bPogPus1 chromosome 17, bPogPus1.pri, whole genome shotgun sequence, the proteins below share one genomic window:
- the NOX5 gene encoding NADPH oxidase 5 isoform X1 has protein sequence MLCPPAGSCIMSTGEDARWLQWVTKQFESIAGEDKEINLEEFRTALQVKESFFAERFFALFDTDGSGTISLEELLKALSLLVHGTEMDKLRFLFQVYDVDGSGSIDPDELRLVLRWCLQESAITLPEERLGDLTLALFEAADKDHSGSITFEELKEELEACPEVMENLTISAVSWLKPPPAVERSHQPRCLTRAYWHNHRGTLVFLGGYTSLNLLLFSLAALHHASRGGWVMVARGCGQCLNFNCTLLAVLMLRRCLTWLRATPVAKVVPLDQHVVFHQLVGYVVLALAAVHTGAHLANFSRLARQEGHHALTEYLFSALPEVGGLGGTASQTGLALQGLLAAMLAFSSPCVRRSGHFEVTHLVIERPQSFHYKPGDYIYLNIPAIATYEWHPFTISSAPEQQETFWLHIRSLGQWTNKLYEYFQEPKSPIPEPKPLSRSLRKKRQQCWVQEGLCSRISSEKGLVATGEDGSIQLKSYKTTCTAASREEDPPMEGVSTGLGETHRLCSVKCYIDGPYGTPTRKIFGSEHAVLIGAGIGITPFASILQSIMYRYRRRKQSCPSCHYSWCGDLQDEEMALRKVDFIWINRDQKHFEWFVSLLTKLEMEQAEQEAGGRFLEMHMYMTSALSKNDMKAIGLQMALDLLATKEQKDSITGLRTRTQPGHPDWGKVFGKVAEEKRGKVQVFFCGPPALAKVIRAQCERFGFPFFKEHF, from the exons AtgctgtgtcctcctgcagGTTCCTGCATCATGAGCACAGGTGAGGACGCCAGGTGGCTGCAGTGGGTGACCAAACAGTTTGAGAGCATCGCTGGAGAGGACAAAGAAATCAACTTGGAGGAGTTCAGAActgctctccaggtgaaggAG tCCTTCTTTGCTGAGAGGTTCTTTGCCCTGTTCGACACGGACGGGAGCGGCACCattagcttggaggagctgctgaaagCCCTGAGCCTGCTTGTGCATGGCACTGAGATGGACAAGCTGAGGTTCCTCTTCCAGGTGTATGATGTGGATG GCAGCGGCTCCATCGACCCTGACGAGCTGCGCCTGGTGCTGCGGTGGTGCCTGCAGGAGAGTGCCATCACCCTGCCCGAGGAGCGCCTGGGGGACCTCACCCTGGCCCTCTTTGAGGCTGCTGACAAGGACCACAGCGGCTCCATCACGTTTGAGGAGCTcaaagaggagctggaggcttGCCCAGAGGTCATGGAGAACCTGACCATCAG TGCAGTGAGCTGGCTGAAGCCCCCACCAGCCGTGGAGAGGAGCCACCAGCCACGCTGCCTGACCCGGGCCTACTGGCATAACCACCGTGGCACATTGGTCTTCCTGGGGGGCTACACCAGCCTCAAcctcctgctcttctccctggctgcCCTGCACCACGCCAGTCGTGGTGGCTGGGTGATGGTGGCCCggggctgtgggcagtgccTGAACTTCAACTGCACCCTCCTAGCA GTGCTGATGCTGCGGAGGTGCCTGACCTGGCTGCGAGCCACCCCCGTGGCCAAGGTTGTGCCCCTGGACCAGCACGTTGTTTTCCACCAGCTCGTGGGGTACgtggtgctggcactggcagctgtgcacacaggTGCCCACCTTGCCAACTTCA gcaggctggcacgGCAGGAGGGGCACCATGCCCTCACCGAGTACCTCTTCTCAGCCCTGCCCGAGGTGGGGGGCCTGGGGGGCACGGCCTCGCAGACAGGACTGGcgctgcaggggctgctggctgccatgCTCGCCTTCTCCAGCCCCTGCGTCCGGCGCAGCGGCCACTTCGAG GTGACTCACCTTGTGATTGAGAGGCCACAGTCTTTCCACTACAAGCCTGGAGACTACATCTACCTGAACATCCCAGCCATTGCCACCTACGAGTGGCATCCCTTCACCATCAGCAGTGCTCCTGAGCAGCAAG agaccttctggctgcACATCAGGTCTCTGGGCCAGTGGACCAACAAGCTCTATGAATACTTCCAGGAGCCCAAATCTCCCATACCAGAGCCAAAACCACTCAGCAGGAGCCTGAGGAAGAAGAGACAacagtgctgggtccag GAAGGTCTCTGCAGCAGAATCAGCTCTGAGAAGGGGTTAGTGGCCACTGGTGAGGATGGATCCATTCAGCTGAAGTCATACAAAActacctgcactgctgcctcaagAGAGGAGGACCCACCAATGGAGGGG GTCTCCACTGGGCTGGGCGAGACCCATCGGCTCTGCAGTGTCAAG TGCTACATCGACGGCCCCTACGGGACCCCGACGCGGAAGATCTTCGGCTCGGAGCACGCTGTGCTCATCGGCGCCGGCATCGGCATCACTCCCTTCGCCTCCATCCTGCAGAGCATCATGTACAG GTACCGCCGAcgaaagcagagctgccccagctgccacTACTCATGGTGTGGGGACCTGCAGGACGAGGAGATGGCACTCAGGAAG GTTGACTTCATCTGGATAAACAGGGACCAGAAGCATTTTGAGTGGTTTGTCAGCCTGctaacaaagctggaaatggagcaggctgagcaggaggcaggag ggaggtttctGGAGATGCACATGTACATGACATCAGCCCTCAGCAAGAATGACATGAAAGCCATCGGGCTGCAGATGGCTCTGGACCTCctggccaccaaggagcagaaggACTCCATCACAGGACTTCGGACCAGGACCCAGCCTGGCCACCCTGACTGGGGCAAG GTGTTTGGGAAGgtggcagaggagaaaagagggaaGGTCCAGGTCTTCTTCTGCGGCCCACCAGCGCTTGCCAAAGTCATCAGGGCACAATGCGAGCGCTTTGGCTTCCCCTTCTTCAAGGAACACTTCTAG
- the NOX5 gene encoding NADPH oxidase 5 isoform X2, giving the protein MSTGEDARWLQWVTKQFESIAGEDKEINLEEFRTALQVKESFFAERFFALFDTDGSGTISLEELLKALSLLVHGTEMDKLRFLFQVYDVDGSGSIDPDELRLVLRWCLQESAITLPEERLGDLTLALFEAADKDHSGSITFEELKEELEACPEVMENLTISAVSWLKPPPAVERSHQPRCLTRAYWHNHRGTLVFLGGYTSLNLLLFSLAALHHASRGGWVMVARGCGQCLNFNCTLLAVLMLRRCLTWLRATPVAKVVPLDQHVVFHQLVGYVVLALAAVHTGAHLANFSRLARQEGHHALTEYLFSALPEVGGLGGTASQTGLALQGLLAAMLAFSSPCVRRSGHFEVTHLVIERPQSFHYKPGDYIYLNIPAIATYEWHPFTISSAPEQQETFWLHIRSLGQWTNKLYEYFQEPKSPIPEPKPLSRSLRKKRQQCWVQEGLCSRISSEKGLVATGEDGSIQLKSYKTTCTAASREEDPPMEGVSTGLGETHRLCSVKCYIDGPYGTPTRKIFGSEHAVLIGAGIGITPFASILQSIMYRYRRRKQSCPSCHYSWCGDLQDEEMALRKVDFIWINRDQKHFEWFVSLLTKLEMEQAEQEAGGRFLEMHMYMTSALSKNDMKAIGLQMALDLLATKEQKDSITGLRTRTQPGHPDWGKVFGKVAEEKRGKVQVFFCGPPALAKVIRAQCERFGFPFFKEHF; this is encoded by the exons ATGAGCACAGGTGAGGACGCCAGGTGGCTGCAGTGGGTGACCAAACAGTTTGAGAGCATCGCTGGAGAGGACAAAGAAATCAACTTGGAGGAGTTCAGAActgctctccaggtgaaggAG tCCTTCTTTGCTGAGAGGTTCTTTGCCCTGTTCGACACGGACGGGAGCGGCACCattagcttggaggagctgctgaaagCCCTGAGCCTGCTTGTGCATGGCACTGAGATGGACAAGCTGAGGTTCCTCTTCCAGGTGTATGATGTGGATG GCAGCGGCTCCATCGACCCTGACGAGCTGCGCCTGGTGCTGCGGTGGTGCCTGCAGGAGAGTGCCATCACCCTGCCCGAGGAGCGCCTGGGGGACCTCACCCTGGCCCTCTTTGAGGCTGCTGACAAGGACCACAGCGGCTCCATCACGTTTGAGGAGCTcaaagaggagctggaggcttGCCCAGAGGTCATGGAGAACCTGACCATCAG TGCAGTGAGCTGGCTGAAGCCCCCACCAGCCGTGGAGAGGAGCCACCAGCCACGCTGCCTGACCCGGGCCTACTGGCATAACCACCGTGGCACATTGGTCTTCCTGGGGGGCTACACCAGCCTCAAcctcctgctcttctccctggctgcCCTGCACCACGCCAGTCGTGGTGGCTGGGTGATGGTGGCCCggggctgtgggcagtgccTGAACTTCAACTGCACCCTCCTAGCA GTGCTGATGCTGCGGAGGTGCCTGACCTGGCTGCGAGCCACCCCCGTGGCCAAGGTTGTGCCCCTGGACCAGCACGTTGTTTTCCACCAGCTCGTGGGGTACgtggtgctggcactggcagctgtgcacacaggTGCCCACCTTGCCAACTTCA gcaggctggcacgGCAGGAGGGGCACCATGCCCTCACCGAGTACCTCTTCTCAGCCCTGCCCGAGGTGGGGGGCCTGGGGGGCACGGCCTCGCAGACAGGACTGGcgctgcaggggctgctggctgccatgCTCGCCTTCTCCAGCCCCTGCGTCCGGCGCAGCGGCCACTTCGAG GTGACTCACCTTGTGATTGAGAGGCCACAGTCTTTCCACTACAAGCCTGGAGACTACATCTACCTGAACATCCCAGCCATTGCCACCTACGAGTGGCATCCCTTCACCATCAGCAGTGCTCCTGAGCAGCAAG agaccttctggctgcACATCAGGTCTCTGGGCCAGTGGACCAACAAGCTCTATGAATACTTCCAGGAGCCCAAATCTCCCATACCAGAGCCAAAACCACTCAGCAGGAGCCTGAGGAAGAAGAGACAacagtgctgggtccag GAAGGTCTCTGCAGCAGAATCAGCTCTGAGAAGGGGTTAGTGGCCACTGGTGAGGATGGATCCATTCAGCTGAAGTCATACAAAActacctgcactgctgcctcaagAGAGGAGGACCCACCAATGGAGGGG GTCTCCACTGGGCTGGGCGAGACCCATCGGCTCTGCAGTGTCAAG TGCTACATCGACGGCCCCTACGGGACCCCGACGCGGAAGATCTTCGGCTCGGAGCACGCTGTGCTCATCGGCGCCGGCATCGGCATCACTCCCTTCGCCTCCATCCTGCAGAGCATCATGTACAG GTACCGCCGAcgaaagcagagctgccccagctgccacTACTCATGGTGTGGGGACCTGCAGGACGAGGAGATGGCACTCAGGAAG GTTGACTTCATCTGGATAAACAGGGACCAGAAGCATTTTGAGTGGTTTGTCAGCCTGctaacaaagctggaaatggagcaggctgagcaggaggcaggag ggaggtttctGGAGATGCACATGTACATGACATCAGCCCTCAGCAAGAATGACATGAAAGCCATCGGGCTGCAGATGGCTCTGGACCTCctggccaccaaggagcagaaggACTCCATCACAGGACTTCGGACCAGGACCCAGCCTGGCCACCCTGACTGGGGCAAG GTGTTTGGGAAGgtggcagaggagaaaagagggaaGGTCCAGGTCTTCTTCTGCGGCCCACCAGCGCTTGCCAAAGTCATCAGGGCACAATGCGAGCGCTTTGGCTTCCCCTTCTTCAAGGAACACTTCTAG
- the NOX5 gene encoding NADPH oxidase 5 isoform X5 produces the protein MLCPPAGSCIMSTGEDARWLQWVTKQFESIAGEDKEINLEEFRTALQVKESFFAERFFALFDTDGSGTISLEELLKALSLLVHGTEMDKLRFLFQVYDVDGSGSIDPDELRLVLRWCLQESAITLPEERLGDLTLALFEAADKDHSGSITFEELKEELEACPEVMENLTISAVSWLKPPPAVERSHQPRCLTRAYWHNHRGTLVFLGGYTSLNLLLFSLAALHHASRGGWVMVARGCGQCLNFNCTLLAVLMLRRCLTWLRATPVAKVVPLDQHVVFHQLVGYVVLALAAVHTGAHLANFSRLARQEGHHALTEYLFSALPEVGGLGGTASQTGLALQGLLAAMLAFSSPCVRRSGHFEVFYWTHLSYISVWTLLTLHGPHFWKWFVVPGCLFVLEKVQGLAWRRAGGLRIVEVNLLPSKVTHLVIERPQSFHYKPGDYIYLNIPAIATYEWHPFTISSAPEQQETFWLHIRSLGQWTNKLYEYFQEPKSPIPEPKPLSRSLRKKRQQCWVQEGLCSRISSEKGLVATGEDGSIQLKSYKTTCTAASREEDPPMEGVSTGLGETHRLCSVKCYIDGPYGTPTRKIFGSEHAVLIGAGIGITPFASILQSIMYRYRRRKQSCPSCHYSWCGDLQDEEMALRKVDFIWINRDQKHFEWFVSLLTKLEMEQAEQEAGGRFLEMHMYMTSALSKNDMKAIGLQMALDLLATKEQKDSITGLRTRTQPGHPDWGKVFGKVAEEKRGKVQVFFCGPPALAKVIRAQCERFGFPFFKEHF, from the exons AtgctgtgtcctcctgcagGTTCCTGCATCATGAGCACAGGTGAGGACGCCAGGTGGCTGCAGTGGGTGACCAAACAGTTTGAGAGCATCGCTGGAGAGGACAAAGAAATCAACTTGGAGGAGTTCAGAActgctctccaggtgaaggAG tCCTTCTTTGCTGAGAGGTTCTTTGCCCTGTTCGACACGGACGGGAGCGGCACCattagcttggaggagctgctgaaagCCCTGAGCCTGCTTGTGCATGGCACTGAGATGGACAAGCTGAGGTTCCTCTTCCAGGTGTATGATGTGGATG GCAGCGGCTCCATCGACCCTGACGAGCTGCGCCTGGTGCTGCGGTGGTGCCTGCAGGAGAGTGCCATCACCCTGCCCGAGGAGCGCCTGGGGGACCTCACCCTGGCCCTCTTTGAGGCTGCTGACAAGGACCACAGCGGCTCCATCACGTTTGAGGAGCTcaaagaggagctggaggcttGCCCAGAGGTCATGGAGAACCTGACCATCAG TGCAGTGAGCTGGCTGAAGCCCCCACCAGCCGTGGAGAGGAGCCACCAGCCACGCTGCCTGACCCGGGCCTACTGGCATAACCACCGTGGCACATTGGTCTTCCTGGGGGGCTACACCAGCCTCAAcctcctgctcttctccctggctgcCCTGCACCACGCCAGTCGTGGTGGCTGGGTGATGGTGGCCCggggctgtgggcagtgccTGAACTTCAACTGCACCCTCCTAGCA GTGCTGATGCTGCGGAGGTGCCTGACCTGGCTGCGAGCCACCCCCGTGGCCAAGGTTGTGCCCCTGGACCAGCACGTTGTTTTCCACCAGCTCGTGGGGTACgtggtgctggcactggcagctgtgcacacaggTGCCCACCTTGCCAACTTCA gcaggctggcacgGCAGGAGGGGCACCATGCCCTCACCGAGTACCTCTTCTCAGCCCTGCCCGAGGTGGGGGGCCTGGGGGGCACGGCCTCGCAGACAGGACTGGcgctgcaggggctgctggctgccatgCTCGCCTTCTCCAGCCCCTGCGTCCGGCGCAGCGGCCACTTCGAG GTCTTCTACTGGACCCACCTTTCCTACATCTCTGTCTGGACCCTCCTCACCCTCCATGGCCCCCATTTCTGGAAGTGGTTTGTGGTCCCTGGTTGCCTCTTTGtgctggagaaggtgcagggctTGGCTTGGCGGCGTGCCGGGGGGCTGCGCATCGTGGAGGTCAACCTGCTCCCCTCCAAG GTGACTCACCTTGTGATTGAGAGGCCACAGTCTTTCCACTACAAGCCTGGAGACTACATCTACCTGAACATCCCAGCCATTGCCACCTACGAGTGGCATCCCTTCACCATCAGCAGTGCTCCTGAGCAGCAAG agaccttctggctgcACATCAGGTCTCTGGGCCAGTGGACCAACAAGCTCTATGAATACTTCCAGGAGCCCAAATCTCCCATACCAGAGCCAAAACCACTCAGCAGGAGCCTGAGGAAGAAGAGACAacagtgctgggtccag GAAGGTCTCTGCAGCAGAATCAGCTCTGAGAAGGGGTTAGTGGCCACTGGTGAGGATGGATCCATTCAGCTGAAGTCATACAAAActacctgcactgctgcctcaagAGAGGAGGACCCACCAATGGAGGGG GTCTCCACTGGGCTGGGCGAGACCCATCGGCTCTGCAGTGTCAAG TGCTACATCGACGGCCCCTACGGGACCCCGACGCGGAAGATCTTCGGCTCGGAGCACGCTGTGCTCATCGGCGCCGGCATCGGCATCACTCCCTTCGCCTCCATCCTGCAGAGCATCATGTACAG GTACCGCCGAcgaaagcagagctgccccagctgccacTACTCATGGTGTGGGGACCTGCAGGACGAGGAGATGGCACTCAGGAAG GTTGACTTCATCTGGATAAACAGGGACCAGAAGCATTTTGAGTGGTTTGTCAGCCTGctaacaaagctggaaatggagcaggctgagcaggaggcaggag ggaggtttctGGAGATGCACATGTACATGACATCAGCCCTCAGCAAGAATGACATGAAAGCCATCGGGCTGCAGATGGCTCTGGACCTCctggccaccaaggagcagaaggACTCCATCACAGGACTTCGGACCAGGACCCAGCCTGGCCACCCTGACTGGGGCAAG GTGTTTGGGAAGgtggcagaggagaaaagagggaaGGTCCAGGTCTTCTTCTGCGGCCCACCAGCGCTTGCCAAAGTCATCAGGGCACAATGCGAGCGCTTTGGCTTCCCCTTCTTCAAGGAACACTTCTAG
- the NOX5 gene encoding NADPH oxidase 5 isoform X4: MLCPPAGSCIMSTGEDARWLQWVTKQFESIAGEDKEINLEEFRTALQVKESFFAERFFALFDTDGSGTISLEELLKALSLLVHGTEMDKLRFLFQVYDVDGSGSIDPDELRLVLRWCLQESAITLPEERLGDLTLALFEAADKDHSGSITFEELKEELEACPEVMENLTISAVSWLKPPPAVERSHQPRCLTRAYWHNHRGTLVFLGGYTSLNLLLFSLAALHHASRGGWVMVARGCGQCLNFNCTLLAVFYWTHLSYISVWTLLTLHGPHFWKWFVVPGCLFVLEKVQGLAWRRAGGLRIVEVNLLPSKVTHLVIERPQSFHYKPGDYIYLNIPAIATYEWHPFTISSAPEQQETFWLHIRSLGQWTNKLYEYFQEPKSPIPEPKPLSRSLRKKRQQCWVQEGLCSRISSEKGLVATGEDGSIQLKSYKTTCTAASREEDPPMEGVSTGLGETHRLCSVKCYIDGPYGTPTRKIFGSEHAVLIGAGIGITPFASILQSIMYRYRRRKQSCPSCHYSWCGDLQDEEMALRKVDFIWINRDQKHFEWFVSLLTKLEMEQAEQEAGGRFLEMHMYMTSALSKNDMKAIGLQMALDLLATKEQKDSITGLRTRTQPGHPDWGKVFGKVAEEKRGKVQVFFCGPPALAKVIRAQCERFGFPFFKEHF; this comes from the exons AtgctgtgtcctcctgcagGTTCCTGCATCATGAGCACAGGTGAGGACGCCAGGTGGCTGCAGTGGGTGACCAAACAGTTTGAGAGCATCGCTGGAGAGGACAAAGAAATCAACTTGGAGGAGTTCAGAActgctctccaggtgaaggAG tCCTTCTTTGCTGAGAGGTTCTTTGCCCTGTTCGACACGGACGGGAGCGGCACCattagcttggaggagctgctgaaagCCCTGAGCCTGCTTGTGCATGGCACTGAGATGGACAAGCTGAGGTTCCTCTTCCAGGTGTATGATGTGGATG GCAGCGGCTCCATCGACCCTGACGAGCTGCGCCTGGTGCTGCGGTGGTGCCTGCAGGAGAGTGCCATCACCCTGCCCGAGGAGCGCCTGGGGGACCTCACCCTGGCCCTCTTTGAGGCTGCTGACAAGGACCACAGCGGCTCCATCACGTTTGAGGAGCTcaaagaggagctggaggcttGCCCAGAGGTCATGGAGAACCTGACCATCAG TGCAGTGAGCTGGCTGAAGCCCCCACCAGCCGTGGAGAGGAGCCACCAGCCACGCTGCCTGACCCGGGCCTACTGGCATAACCACCGTGGCACATTGGTCTTCCTGGGGGGCTACACCAGCCTCAAcctcctgctcttctccctggctgcCCTGCACCACGCCAGTCGTGGTGGCTGGGTGATGGTGGCCCggggctgtgggcagtgccTGAACTTCAACTGCACCCTCCTAGCA GTCTTCTACTGGACCCACCTTTCCTACATCTCTGTCTGGACCCTCCTCACCCTCCATGGCCCCCATTTCTGGAAGTGGTTTGTGGTCCCTGGTTGCCTCTTTGtgctggagaaggtgcagggctTGGCTTGGCGGCGTGCCGGGGGGCTGCGCATCGTGGAGGTCAACCTGCTCCCCTCCAAG GTGACTCACCTTGTGATTGAGAGGCCACAGTCTTTCCACTACAAGCCTGGAGACTACATCTACCTGAACATCCCAGCCATTGCCACCTACGAGTGGCATCCCTTCACCATCAGCAGTGCTCCTGAGCAGCAAG agaccttctggctgcACATCAGGTCTCTGGGCCAGTGGACCAACAAGCTCTATGAATACTTCCAGGAGCCCAAATCTCCCATACCAGAGCCAAAACCACTCAGCAGGAGCCTGAGGAAGAAGAGACAacagtgctgggtccag GAAGGTCTCTGCAGCAGAATCAGCTCTGAGAAGGGGTTAGTGGCCACTGGTGAGGATGGATCCATTCAGCTGAAGTCATACAAAActacctgcactgctgcctcaagAGAGGAGGACCCACCAATGGAGGGG GTCTCCACTGGGCTGGGCGAGACCCATCGGCTCTGCAGTGTCAAG TGCTACATCGACGGCCCCTACGGGACCCCGACGCGGAAGATCTTCGGCTCGGAGCACGCTGTGCTCATCGGCGCCGGCATCGGCATCACTCCCTTCGCCTCCATCCTGCAGAGCATCATGTACAG GTACCGCCGAcgaaagcagagctgccccagctgccacTACTCATGGTGTGGGGACCTGCAGGACGAGGAGATGGCACTCAGGAAG GTTGACTTCATCTGGATAAACAGGGACCAGAAGCATTTTGAGTGGTTTGTCAGCCTGctaacaaagctggaaatggagcaggctgagcaggaggcaggag ggaggtttctGGAGATGCACATGTACATGACATCAGCCCTCAGCAAGAATGACATGAAAGCCATCGGGCTGCAGATGGCTCTGGACCTCctggccaccaaggagcagaaggACTCCATCACAGGACTTCGGACCAGGACCCAGCCTGGCCACCCTGACTGGGGCAAG GTGTTTGGGAAGgtggcagaggagaaaagagggaaGGTCCAGGTCTTCTTCTGCGGCCCACCAGCGCTTGCCAAAGTCATCAGGGCACAATGCGAGCGCTTTGGCTTCCCCTTCTTCAAGGAACACTTCTAG
- the NOX5 gene encoding NADPH oxidase 5 isoform X3 translates to MLCPPAGSCIMSTGEDARWLQWVTKQFESIAGEDKEINLEEFRTALQVKESFFAERFFALFDTDGSGTISLEELLKALSLLVHGTEMDKLRFLFQVYDVDGSGSIDPDELRLVLRWCLQESAITLPEERLGDLTLALFEAADKDHSGSITFEELKEELEACPEVMENLTISAVSWLKPPPAVERSHQPRCLTRAYWHNHRGTLVFLGGYTSLNLLLFSLAALHHASRGGWVMVARGCGQCLNFNCTLLAVLMLRRCLTWLRATPVAKVVPLDQHVVFHQLVGYVVLALAAVHTGAHLANFTLPEVGGLGGTASQTGLALQGLLAAMLAFSSPCVRRSGHFEVTHLVIERPQSFHYKPGDYIYLNIPAIATYEWHPFTISSAPEQQETFWLHIRSLGQWTNKLYEYFQEPKSPIPEPKPLSRSLRKKRQQCWVQEGLCSRISSEKGLVATGEDGSIQLKSYKTTCTAASREEDPPMEGVSTGLGETHRLCSVKCYIDGPYGTPTRKIFGSEHAVLIGAGIGITPFASILQSIMYRYRRRKQSCPSCHYSWCGDLQDEEMALRKVDFIWINRDQKHFEWFVSLLTKLEMEQAEQEAGGRFLEMHMYMTSALSKNDMKAIGLQMALDLLATKEQKDSITGLRTRTQPGHPDWGKVFGKVAEEKRGKVQVFFCGPPALAKVIRAQCERFGFPFFKEHF, encoded by the exons AtgctgtgtcctcctgcagGTTCCTGCATCATGAGCACAGGTGAGGACGCCAGGTGGCTGCAGTGGGTGACCAAACAGTTTGAGAGCATCGCTGGAGAGGACAAAGAAATCAACTTGGAGGAGTTCAGAActgctctccaggtgaaggAG tCCTTCTTTGCTGAGAGGTTCTTTGCCCTGTTCGACACGGACGGGAGCGGCACCattagcttggaggagctgctgaaagCCCTGAGCCTGCTTGTGCATGGCACTGAGATGGACAAGCTGAGGTTCCTCTTCCAGGTGTATGATGTGGATG GCAGCGGCTCCATCGACCCTGACGAGCTGCGCCTGGTGCTGCGGTGGTGCCTGCAGGAGAGTGCCATCACCCTGCCCGAGGAGCGCCTGGGGGACCTCACCCTGGCCCTCTTTGAGGCTGCTGACAAGGACCACAGCGGCTCCATCACGTTTGAGGAGCTcaaagaggagctggaggcttGCCCAGAGGTCATGGAGAACCTGACCATCAG TGCAGTGAGCTGGCTGAAGCCCCCACCAGCCGTGGAGAGGAGCCACCAGCCACGCTGCCTGACCCGGGCCTACTGGCATAACCACCGTGGCACATTGGTCTTCCTGGGGGGCTACACCAGCCTCAAcctcctgctcttctccctggctgcCCTGCACCACGCCAGTCGTGGTGGCTGGGTGATGGTGGCCCggggctgtgggcagtgccTGAACTTCAACTGCACCCTCCTAGCA GTGCTGATGCTGCGGAGGTGCCTGACCTGGCTGCGAGCCACCCCCGTGGCCAAGGTTGTGCCCCTGGACCAGCACGTTGTTTTCCACCAGCTCGTGGGGTACgtggtgctggcactggcagctgtgcacacaggTGCCCACCTTGCCAACTTCA CCCTGCCCGAGGTGGGGGGCCTGGGGGGCACGGCCTCGCAGACAGGACTGGcgctgcaggggctgctggctgccatgCTCGCCTTCTCCAGCCCCTGCGTCCGGCGCAGCGGCCACTTCGAG GTGACTCACCTTGTGATTGAGAGGCCACAGTCTTTCCACTACAAGCCTGGAGACTACATCTACCTGAACATCCCAGCCATTGCCACCTACGAGTGGCATCCCTTCACCATCAGCAGTGCTCCTGAGCAGCAAG agaccttctggctgcACATCAGGTCTCTGGGCCAGTGGACCAACAAGCTCTATGAATACTTCCAGGAGCCCAAATCTCCCATACCAGAGCCAAAACCACTCAGCAGGAGCCTGAGGAAGAAGAGACAacagtgctgggtccag GAAGGTCTCTGCAGCAGAATCAGCTCTGAGAAGGGGTTAGTGGCCACTGGTGAGGATGGATCCATTCAGCTGAAGTCATACAAAActacctgcactgctgcctcaagAGAGGAGGACCCACCAATGGAGGGG GTCTCCACTGGGCTGGGCGAGACCCATCGGCTCTGCAGTGTCAAG TGCTACATCGACGGCCCCTACGGGACCCCGACGCGGAAGATCTTCGGCTCGGAGCACGCTGTGCTCATCGGCGCCGGCATCGGCATCACTCCCTTCGCCTCCATCCTGCAGAGCATCATGTACAG GTACCGCCGAcgaaagcagagctgccccagctgccacTACTCATGGTGTGGGGACCTGCAGGACGAGGAGATGGCACTCAGGAAG GTTGACTTCATCTGGATAAACAGGGACCAGAAGCATTTTGAGTGGTTTGTCAGCCTGctaacaaagctggaaatggagcaggctgagcaggaggcaggag ggaggtttctGGAGATGCACATGTACATGACATCAGCCCTCAGCAAGAATGACATGAAAGCCATCGGGCTGCAGATGGCTCTGGACCTCctggccaccaaggagcagaaggACTCCATCACAGGACTTCGGACCAGGACCCAGCCTGGCCACCCTGACTGGGGCAAG GTGTTTGGGAAGgtggcagaggagaaaagagggaaGGTCCAGGTCTTCTTCTGCGGCCCACCAGCGCTTGCCAAAGTCATCAGGGCACAATGCGAGCGCTTTGGCTTCCCCTTCTTCAAGGAACACTTCTAG